A single genomic interval of Prunus dulcis chromosome 5, ALMONDv2, whole genome shotgun sequence harbors:
- the LOC117629210 gene encoding AT-hook motif nuclear-localized protein 27-like: MAGYNESLSTTSAPTASRYVHQLFHPDLHLQVHQQQQLHHHHQQQQSDDSHHQDDQDHNNNKIIESSDTAATSSGGGGDGGGGSGSGGPTRRPRGRPAGSKNKPKPPIIVTRDTPNALRSHVLEISAGADIMESVSIYARRRGRGVCVLNGSGTVANVTLRQPAGSVVTLHGRFEILSLSGTVLPPPAPPGAGGLSIFLAGVQGQVVGGCVVGPLLASGPVVLMAASFGNAVFERLPLDDPEDGTPTGGNGGGGGLQVQQPTASQSSGVTGGLGEGTGGNSGGGAGLFNLGGNMAANYPFSGPDLFGWGAGSTPRPPF, translated from the coding sequence ATGGCGGGCTACAATGAGTCATTGTCTACAACCTCAGCCCCAACTGCTTCTCGCTACGTCCACCAGCTCTTCCACCCTGACCTCCACCTCCAAGtccatcaacaacaacaactacaccaccatcatcaacaacaacagTCCGATGATTCCCACCACCAAGACGACCAAGATCACAACAATAACAAGATAATCGAATCCTCCGACACCGCCGCCACCAGTTCCGGCGGCGGAGGCGACGGAGGTGGTGGAAGTGGAAGTGGGGGTCCCACACGCCGCCCCAGAGGCCGCCCTGCAGGCTCCAAGAACAAACCCAAGCCCCCAATCATCGTCACGCGCGACACCCCCAACGCCCTCCGCTCGCACGTGCTGGAAATCTCCGCTGGCGCAGACATCATGGAAAGCGTCTCCATCTACGCCAGGCGGAGGGGGAGAGGCGTGTGCGTGCTGAACGGCAGCGGCACCGTCGCCAATGTCACGCTTCGTCAGCCTGCGGGGAGCGTGGTCACTCTTCACGGACGCTTCGAGATACTTTCGCTGTCCGGGACGGTGCTTCCTCCTCCGGCTCCTCCAGGTGCGGGGGGACTGTCCATATTCTTGGCGGGCGTGCAGGGACAAGTCGTTGGGGGTTGCGTGGTGGGCCCGCTGTTGGCTTCCGGTCCAGTGGTTTTGATGGCTGCTTCGTTTGGAAATGCTGTGTTTGAGAGATTGCCATTGGATGATCCGGAAGATGGTACTCCTACTGGTGGTAATGGTGGCGGTGGAGGCTTGCAAGTGCAACAACCTACGGCTTCGCAATCTTCGGGGGTGACTGGCGGCCTTGGTGAAGGTACTGGGGGAAATAGCGGCGGCGGTGCTGGCCTTTTCAATCTGGGAGGGAATATGGCTGCTAACTATCCGTTTTCGGGTCCTGATTTGTTCGGGTGGGGTGCGGGAAGTACTCCGCGGCCTCCGTTTTAG
- the LOC117628344 gene encoding signaling peptide TAXIMIN 2-like has translation MGDCRPLGFLLGLPFALVALVLSVVGAVIWVLGSVLSCLCPCCCCVGGLANLAVTLIKLPVKIIRWFIDKIPC, from the exons ATGGGAGATTGCAGGCCATTGGGTTTCTTGCTGGGTTTGCCTTTTGCTTTGGTTGCATTGGTCTTATCTGTTGTTGGTGCTGTCATCTGGGTTCTTGG gtcGGTTTTGAGTTGCTTGTGTCCATGCTGCTGTTGTGTTGGTGGGTTAGCGAATTTGGCAGTCACTCTTATCAAGCTTCctgtaaaaataattagatGGTTCATCGATAAGATCCCTTGTTGA